A genomic segment from Mustela lutreola isolate mMusLut2 chromosome 15, mMusLut2.pri, whole genome shotgun sequence encodes:
- the HIGD1B gene encoding HIG1 domain family member 1B, with protein MSANKGWWAPPEGEDSVSQKFLRKTRESPLVPVGLGCCLAVAAYRIYRLKARGSTKMSIHLIHTRVAAQACAVGAVMLGAVYTMYRDYIKRSAQDPGEK; from the exons ATGTCTGCAAACAAAGGCTGGTGGGCACCACCTGAGGGCGAAGACAGTGTGTCTCAGAAGTTCCTGAGGAAGACCAGGGAGTCTCCGCTGGTGCCTGTCG GCTTAGGATGCTGCCTGGCAGTGGCAGCCTACCGGATTTATCGGCTGAAGGCACGTGGTTCCACCAAGATGTCCATACACCTGATTCACACCCGCGTGGCAGCGCAGGCCTGTGCCGTGGGTGCGGTCATGCTAG GTGCTGTGTACACGATGTACAGAGACTACATCAAGAGATCAGCACAGGACCCCGGGGAGAAGTAG